The sequence AGGTGCACTCAAAACCAGTATCCGGCTCAACAATAATATGTCCAATTTCACCACCTGCACCAGCAACTCCATGAACAAGATTGCCATCGGCAATAATGCCACCACCAACACCTGTACCAAGTGTTACAAAGACAACATCAGGATTATTATTACCCGCTCCAACCCAGCGTTCTCCAAGTGCCGCAACATTAGCATCATTATCAATAGCAAATGGTATTCCCAATTCTGCTTCAATTATTGTTCCTACCTCTTGGGTAGCAGCCCAATTAAGATTAAAAGCACCTGTAACAGTCTTTAGATTACGATCCACAGCTCCAGGAGATCCCATTCCAATACCAACAAAATCATCCTTAGTTAAATTATAGAGTCCCAAGCGATGCTTGATAGAGGACACAATATCTGGAACAATATGTTTTCCATCTTCCAAAATATTGGTTTCAATGGCCCATTTCTCCTGAACCTGCCCATCTAAAGTTAAAATTCCAAATTTAATACTTGTTCCACCAAGATCAATCCCTAAAAGTTTCTTAGCCATCTTCTCTTTCCTTTTCTATTCTGTGTTCTCTGCGTAAAATCAATTCAGCATGTAGATAATCACTCTTTGAAATCAAGCCATTATCATAGAGTCTTTCTAACTCAATTTTCATCATTTCAATATCATAAAGACGTTTACCTAAATAAACATAGATACCAAATTGCTTTAGCAGTCGCTGCACATCATATAATGTTTTCATCTCTCAAATTCTACCAAAAAAACAGAAAGTTTTCAAGATTTTTTGCAAGCGCTTGCCTCTTTTTAAATAAAAAAAAGCCTGACTTCAAAAAATGACATACCTCAATTGCTGGATAACTAACCCATCGTTTGAGATATATCAAAAGTGCCAGACTTTCACCTAACATAGAAAATCTTTCTAAACAAATAACTTTCTATCTTCATATATTATAAACCGGGAGCTTGTCCAAGCTCTGCCTGCAACATCCAGATTGTTTTTTGGGCTTCTGTTTGAGCTGCTGTGAAAATATCATTAGAAACAGCATCGCCTTCCTCATCTGTCACATCAAGACCTACTTGATAAAGACTTGAAAGGTAGTCATAAACTTGAACAAGGCGTTTGAGATGATCAGTCATTGATTTATCCCATGTGCCAGCTGTTTCTTCAAGTCTGGAATTTTCATCAAATTCCTTCAAGGTTGAAAACGGAGCGCCACCGATAGTAATCAAGCGTTCACTAATCTCATCAAGATGACCATTCAAGGCATCCATCAATTCATCCATTTTAGGATGCAGATAAAGGAAGCCTGAACCACGCATATACCAATGGACTTGGTGAACAATGGAAGCTGCTTTTGATAAATCCGCTACAGCCTGATTAAGTACAGCCTTGGTTTTTTCATTTCCTGAATTTTCTTTTTCTCCACTTGATGAATAATAGAGGCATAAATATTTTCAGTAATTGTATTTGTCATAATAACTCCTCCTTAAAAGAAATATCCTTTTTACAATTTATATTTTAGAACGATTCTAAATAAAAAGCAATTATTTTGTTTTCTTTTGACGAATAAATAGATATGAAACTTATTTTATTTTTTATGTTGGGAGCTTCTCTTGGCTCTTTTTGGGCTTAGTTGCCGATCGTTACCCTCAGGAATCTATTATATTTCCTAGAAGCCATTGCAATAAGTGTTATAACTGCTTACCCGTGAGGGATCTTATCCCAATATTTTCACGAATCATCAACAAAAATTCTTGTCGCTTTTGCGGTTATCCTATTCCATTGCGTTATTCCTTGGTAGAATTACTCTGCGGACTGATTAGCATAGGTTTTGCTTTTGATTTATTAACCACTTCACAAGTCTGTTTGCTCTTCATGGGCGTGCTTTTATCTCTTTATGATTTACAAGATCAGTCTTATCCTTTGACACTGTGGATAGGTTTTACTTTTCTCTTAATGTTTATCTATCCTCTTAACCTAATTAGCTTAATTCTTTTTCTATTTGGTATTTTTGCTGCTCTCAAAAATATTAATATCGGAAGCGGTGATTTCCTCTATCTGGCTACTTTGGCACTTTCTCTTAATCTTCAGCAAATTATTTGGATTATTCAGATTGCCAGTTTATTGGGAATTCTTTACAGCCTGCTTTTTCAAAAGCACAAAGAACCTTTTGCTTTTGTCCCTTTCTTATTCTTGGGTCACCTCATTATTATTTTCTCTCAATTGATTTAAGGATTGTAAGGACAAAACTCTAAAGACTTTAAACAAAATATCAAAAAGGAGGCAATCAAATCAAACGTTTATTACATTGGCAATGAGATTACACTCAATAAAAATCAAAAAAGCAGACAATAATTACAGACAGCATGGCAAAACTAAATAACCAATATATCATTTTGATTTTTGAAAGGAATTAAAAAATCAGTCAATCAGAGAAACAATATTCCCGACTAGCTGATTGAATAATTATTTTTGATAATGACTTCCTGCATAAATGAAATCTTTTATTTCTTCTTGCATTCCTTCATGTAAGCCCTTGACAATTTTTGAACCAACAATGACACCATCTGATACTTGGTTAAAGCGTTTAATATCTGCTAAAGTTGATACACCAAATCCAGTTAAAACAGGGATTTGAGCAATTTCTGTCAAATGTTTTAAATGTTTATCCAAATCATCACGATAATTCCCTGTTTTTCCGGTAACACCATTGATAGCAACAGCGTAGACAAATCCTTGAGCATCTTCAATGAGTTCCTTTTGACGTTCTAGACCTGTTGTCAAGCTGACTAAAGGAACTAAAGCTAAGTCTAAATTTTCCAGATAAGGTTTGATAAAACTTTCTTGTTCATGAGGCAAATCGGGAATAATCAATCCTTTGACAGAAGTATTTTGCAGATCTGCAACAAATGTTTCAACACCATACTGAAAAATAGGATTAAAGTAAGTCATGATAACCAGCGGCACTTGCGTTTTCTTTTCCTGCAACTTAGCAATAATACTTGCCAGTGATGTCCCCTTTGCCAAACTGCGCTGACCAGCCAATTCAATGACAGGACCATCCGCTACAGGATCCGACCATGGAATACCAATTTCAATGGCTGATACACCTTGATCTTCCAAAAAAGAAATGGTATCAAAAAGACCGTCTAAACCTTTCTCATGATCCCCAGCCATAATATAAGGGATGAAAAGACCTTTGCCTTCTGCCTTAATAGCTTGTAAATGCTTTGTCAGTGTTTTTGTCATAATCTACTTCCCTTCTTTTGCTTCCTGCTCAAGACGTTCTTTAACTTGAGTCACATCCTTATCACCACGTCCTGAGAGGCAAACAATAATGGACTTATCCGCTCCTAGTTCCTTCGCAACTTTTTGTGTCAGAGCAATCGCATGACTAGATTCTAAGGCAGGAATAATACCTTCCAGACGAGATAGCAATTTGAAAGATTCCAGAGCTTCTTCATCCGTAATAGAATCGTAAGTTGCACGTCCAATTTCATTGAAATAGCAGTGTTCGGGACCAACGCCTGGATAGTCAAGGCCCGCGGAAATCGAGAAAGCTTCCATAATCTGTCCATGCTCATCCTGCAGCACATCCATAAGAGCACCATGTAAAACACCTGGTCGTCCTTTGGCAAAGGTCGCCGCATGCTTATCGGTATCAAGCCCTAAACCTGACGCTTCCGCACCATACATGGCAACTGATTTATCGTTGACAAAAGGATAAAAGAGGCCGATTGCATTGGAGCCGCCACCGATACAAGCTAAGACTGCATCTGGCAGCTGTCCATTTGAAACTGCCGCAAATTGACGTTTAGCTTCTCTGCCAATAACCGATTGGAAATCACGAACAATTTCTGGGAAAGGAGCTGGTCCAAGAGCAGAGCCCATAACATAATGGGTATCCTCAATATTGGCTACCCATGCTCGCAAAGCTGCATTAACTGCGTCTTTAAGCACACGCGATCCATCTGTAACGGAATGCACTTTAGCACCTAATAGCTCCATGCGAAAGACATTAAGAGCTTGACGTTTCACATCTTCTTCCCCCATATAAATGGTACATTCCATATCAAAGAGAGCCGCTGCTGTTGCTGTCGCAACACCATGCTGTCCTGCACCTGTTTCAGCGATAATCTTATTTTTCCCCATACGCTTAGCTAAAAGAACTTGACCCAGCGCATTATTAATTTTGTGAGCACCTGTGTGGTTAAGATCTTCACGTTTCAGATAAATTTTAGCACCACCAATATAATCCGTTAAACGTTTAGCAAAGTACAAGGGGGTTTCACGGCCGACATAATCTTTTAAGAGGGCATCTAATTCTTCATGAAAACTAGGATCAGCCTTGGCTTCACGATAAGCCTCATCCAATTCAATAACAGCTGTCATCAGCGTTTCAGGAATGAATTGTCCTCCAAAATTACCATAAAAACCGTTGTTATTGGGTTGATTATATGTCATTTTTTCACACTTTCTATAAATCGTTTAATTTTCTCTGTATCTTTCCGTCCATTTGTTTCAACACCAGATGACACATCAACAGCATAAGGAGCAAAATGTTCAATACATTCTTTGACATTATCGCTTGTTAGTCCGCCTGCAATAAAGAAAGGCTTTTGTAGCTGCTCTGTCTCCAACTGTTGCCAATCAAAAGTTTCACCACTGCCAGCTATGGGAGCATCAAAAAGCAGATAATCCGCTTTACTTGGCAAATTTTCCTTGCCTTTTTTAATGTGAACAGCCCGAATAAGCGGAACTGAAAAGTCGGCTTGCAAGTCTTCATCACAGTCACCATGAATCTGTACTAAATCAAGAGGAACTGTCTTTATAGCAATTTTCAATTCCTCCAAAGTCGGACTGACAAAAACACCAACCTTTTTAGTCCTTTCTGGAATAAGTTCAGCTAATTTTTGAGCCTGTTCTAGACTGACTTGACGTTTACTTTTGGCAAAAACAAAACCGATATAGTCTGCACCACTACTAACAGCTGCTGTAACCGCTTCTTGTGTTGATAGACCGCAAATTTTAACCTTTGTCAATAGCCAACTCCTTTACTTTATCAGCGACATTATCTGCCTGCATGAGAGCCGTTCCTACAAGAATAGCATTAAAGTAGGGAGCGACGAGTTTACTGTCCTGTCCTGTAAAAATACCTGATTCGGAAATATAAACCTTATCATCTCGGAAATGGGTAGATAGCTCTAAGCTGGTATTGATATCAACTTCAAAAGTAACAAGATTACGATTATTGACACCAATGATCTGTGCCCCAATACGATGAGCTGTTTCCAATTCAGACAAATTATGGGTTTCCACTAGAACTTCTAGCCCTAAACCTGTAGCAAAGTCATGCAGTTCTTTCAGTCTCTTCTCTGGCAAAGCGGCCACAATGAGCAGAATGACTGTTGCACCAGCATTACGGCTGCGAACAATCTGTTTCTCATCAATAATGAAATCCTTAGCCAAGGTCGGAATACTGACACTGCCAGATATCTCAGCCAAAAAATCAATATTTCCCTTGAAAAAAACCTGATCAGTTAAAACAGAAATCATAGCAGCTCCAGCTGCTTCATACGTTTGAGCTTGGTTGACAATGTCAACATCCAAATTGATGTCTCCCATACTGGGACTAGCCTTTTTAACTTCAGCCACAATCTGCAGCTGGTCTTGATGCTCTTTTAAAAAATCAAAGAGATGATAACTTAAACGAAGCGGTTTGACTTCTTCCATAGTTAGACCAGCTACTTCTTCTTGTTTTTGCTTTAAAATAGTAGGTAAAAATTCTTTAGTCAACTTGCGCCTCCTGCAATGCCTTTAATTTATCATAAGCCTTGCCTGATGCAATGACTTCACGTGCTAGGTCAATGCCTTCTTTAATCGAATCCACCTTGCCATTAGCATAAAAACCAAGACCAGCATTTAGAAGCGTTGTCTCTAAATAAGGACTAGGTTCATTTTTGAGAACACTAACAAGGATTTGAGCATTTTCTTTAGCATCACCACCCTTGATATCCTCAAGCGTAACTTTTGGCATGTCAAAATCTTCAAAAGTGAAACTACCTTGTGAAATTTGACCGTTATCCAACAGAGTATAATGATTTTTACCATAAAGTGCTGCTTCATCCATATTATCTGGTCCAGTAATGATAACCGCACGTTTGCGGCCAAGAAGTTTAAGGACTTGAGCTAAATCATCTTGTAAGTCTGCTTGATAAAGACCTAATAACTGCGTTTCCAAATCCATGGGGTGTGTTAGTGGCCCAATAAGATTCATGACCGTTGGAATACCTAAGGCCTGTCTAGCCGGTGAAATATAACGCATGGCTGGGTGCA comes from Streptococcus troglodytae and encodes:
- a CDS encoding ROK family glucokinase; amino-acid sequence: MAKKLLGIDLGGTSIKFGILTLDGQVQEKWAIETNILEDGKHIVPDIVSSIKHRLGLYNLTKDDFVGIGMGSPGAVDRNLKTVTGAFNLNWAATQEVGTIIEAELGIPFAIDNDANVAALGERWVGAGNNNPDVVFVTLGTGVGGGIIADGNLVHGVAGAGGEIGHIIVEPDTGFECTCGNKGCLETVASATGVVRVARHLAEEYEGISSIKAGIDNGDDVSSKDIFIAAQAGDKFANSVVEKVTFYLGLAIANISNILNPSTVVVGGGVSAAGEFLRLHIENYFKLYAFPQVKQSTKIKIAELGNDAGIIGAASLAHQFLES
- a CDS encoding YqgQ family protein, with translation MKTLYDVQRLLKQFGIYVYLGKRLYDIEMMKIELERLYDNGLISKSDYLHAELILRREHRIEKEREDG
- the trpA gene encoding tryptophan synthase subunit alpha, yielding MTKTLTKHLQAIKAEGKGLFIPYIMAGDHEKGLDGLFDTISFLEDQGVSAIEIGIPWSDPVADGPVIELAGQRSLAKGTSLASIIAKLQEKKTQVPLVIMTYFNPIFQYGVETFVADLQNTSVKGLIIPDLPHEQESFIKPYLENLDLALVPLVSLTTGLERQKELIEDAQGFVYAVAINGVTGKTGNYRDDLDKHLKHLTEIAQIPVLTGFGVSTLADIKRFNQVSDGVIVGSKIVKGLHEGMQEEIKDFIYAGSHYQK
- the trpB gene encoding tryptophan synthase subunit beta yields the protein MTYNQPNNNGFYGNFGGQFIPETLMTAVIELDEAYREAKADPSFHEELDALLKDYVGRETPLYFAKRLTDYIGGAKIYLKREDLNHTGAHKINNALGQVLLAKRMGKNKIIAETGAGQHGVATATAAALFDMECTIYMGEEDVKRQALNVFRMELLGAKVHSVTDGSRVLKDAVNAALRAWVANIEDTHYVMGSALGPAPFPEIVRDFQSVIGREAKRQFAAVSNGQLPDAVLACIGGGSNAIGLFYPFVNDKSVAMYGAEASGLGLDTDKHAATFAKGRPGVLHGALMDVLQDEHGQIMEAFSISAGLDYPGVGPEHCYFNEIGRATYDSITDEEALESFKLLSRLEGIIPALESSHAIALTQKVAKELGADKSIIVCLSGRGDKDVTQVKERLEQEAKEGK
- a CDS encoding phosphoribosylanthranilate isomerase, which encodes MTKVKICGLSTQEAVTAAVSSGADYIGFVFAKSKRQVSLEQAQKLAELIPERTKKVGVFVSPTLEELKIAIKTVPLDLVQIHGDCDEDLQADFSVPLIRAVHIKKGKENLPSKADYLLFDAPIAGSGETFDWQQLETEQLQKPFFIAGGLTSDNVKECIEHFAPYAVDVSSGVETNGRKDTEKIKRFIESVKK
- the trpC gene encoding indole-3-glycerol phosphate synthase TrpC, with protein sequence MTKEFLPTILKQKQEEVAGLTMEEVKPLRLSYHLFDFLKEHQDQLQIVAEVKKASPSMGDINLDVDIVNQAQTYEAAGAAMISVLTDQVFFKGNIDFLAEISGSVSIPTLAKDFIIDEKQIVRSRNAGATVILLIVAALPEKRLKELHDFATGLGLEVLVETHNLSELETAHRIGAQIIGVNNRNLVTFEVDINTSLELSTHFRDDKVYISESGIFTGQDSKLVAPYFNAILVGTALMQADNVADKVKELAIDKG